In Miscanthus floridulus cultivar M001 chromosome 19, ASM1932011v1, whole genome shotgun sequence, the DNA window TAGTTAGAGCCCAAGATTCAGCATTAGGTAATAGATGCCCCCAAATACCCCTTCAAGTCAGAAGAGTGGAATCCATAATGACTATGTAGCTCATGCTGGTAGCTTGGAGGTCTAGGAAGCTGCAGTGTTAGTCTTTTTCCTTCATTCCATTTGTCGCTTTCTCTGGTGTTTTTACTCCTTTTTTATTATTAAATATAGGCAGCTCTCTTTCTCACTTTGTTTAAAAAATTAACTAGTAATGACTCTGTTTGATCGTTCCGGACTTCCTGAATTGCATCTAAATGTTGACAATGCAATAGCGACTGCATTTGCTCTGTCCAATTATAATGCTCTCAAGGGAAGAACAAACCTGGTAACTGTGTGTTCGTATTATAACATAAACAAACCTATTAAATCTTTAATTTGCTTTTTTCATTAATGCAGCTACCTGTCTGGTGaaaggcgggcctggtgcaagcggtagagtcttaccgcctgtgaccggaaggtcccgggttcgagtcgcgatctcctcgcattgcacaagcgagggtaaggcttgccactgacacccttccccagaccccgcacagagcgggagctctctgcactaggtacgcccAGCTACCTGTCTGGTCACGTAGTTTGAGTTTCTCATAATTGTCTATGACCGTTTCAATGAAACAGCCAAATAAGATGGATCCTCATGTGGGAATCGTATCTTGTATTCatcaatttttggagttatatgaTCATTCTCACATCTAGTGGTCTATGCATAACTTTCTACGAATATAATTCAGGAGAGCATTGTTACAATGGAGTAGTTATTCTTGTTGTAATGCGCATATCAAGTTCGCAATTTTAAATCTCAAAAGACATTAATATGCTCAGGCATTTGGTTGGATATAATTCTTATGTTATACCCGAGAAAGCAGCACTTACTGATGAACTTGTGTCTACTACAGTTATTCCTGTTCTCTTTCAGAATTCGTTGCATCAACCAAAGCAAGATCCTGTTGTGACATTGGATCATATATTTGGAACGGAACCAATGAAGATTACAAGCCCCCCTACGGATTCCGAAATTGCTCTTGCACTTAGAGTCTTGGAAGGTTGTTGCCTTTTATATAGCCGATGCACAGCTCTGGCCCACAAATACAAGGCTGTGAAGGTAATCGCAATCCTTTTCTGATAAATTATTACCTATTACTTCTGGGTTTCAATGAGATGAGATCACTGCGAGGAAATTCTGTTCTTTGTGGCAATAATTCAGTAGCTCCTATTCAACTATGAAGGCATTTTTTTTTCAAGCATAAACCACAACTTAACTGGATATCGTCCCCATATGTAGTTTTGGGCCCATTGTTTATTTGGTTGACCAGTTGTTAACTTAACTTGGTGTAGGTACTCTTGAATATATTAGCCAGCCGAGGTCCAACTGAGCAAGGAGTTTGCTTGGACACACTGATATCGCTTATGTTGGACTCACCCTCCAATCAGATGGTATGGTTTACCTCTTTACCTATTAATTTTCCAGTCTTGTATATGTGGAACTTGATTTTTTTTGTGCCAACTTaagatgagtatacaggtgctgAACGTAGGACAGCTTTTTCGAAAAAAATAGTAAATATCTCTAGTACGATTGAAATGTCTCTGTCTTCGAGTGTTGCTGTTGTTTAGTAGATTGGTTGATTTTCTTTCAAAGCATGTTTTGCATGGGCCAAGACTTATGAAAAATTAAGAAAAGAGTCATAAAACTGTTAATAGATTGGTATCCTTGGTTGTTTCTGGCTTCTGTGATTCAGCTTATCTATATTTTATATGACTACTTCTCTAGGATTTCGAGGAATACAGTGGACTTGAAAAGGTTGCTGAACTTTTGAAGGATGTGCAAGTGGAAAAGCATATAAGGCAAGTATTGTTCCATCAGATCTTTTTTTCTGTTTTTGTCTCAATGGCTAGCTCCATAATTTGAATGCAACTTATTTTCACTGTGCATATAAACAATATATCATTCTGGTGCATCAATCTATATGTATCTTATGAGTCGTGTGAACTGAAGAAACATAAACAAGTGAAATGATCAAATGGAAAAGGAGCCACTTAAACTATTCTGTTGGTGGCTTGACAAAGCTTTATATACCTCTGAAAATTATTTTTGCTTGCTGCGAAGATATTTGTCTATGAAAAGTTGAGGCTCTGTTTGACATTGTGATGGCTTCTCCGAAGCACCAACTGGTTTCTATTTTGAAATGACCTAGAGTTTTTTTCACTTGATGCTTCAATGTAGATTGAAATGCGGGGAGTTCCTATTGTTGCTCATTGGACATGTTTATGTGAAGGAAAACTCTCCCATACATGAACAAATGAAAAATCTGTTTGGTGAGCAGTGCGCATCACTTATATGGGCAGCAAGCCGGTTCGGCTCCACCTTGGATGCAGAGCAAAGGCAGACGACCTTGCAAATACAAGCAATGAGAGTTGTGGAATCCTTGGAACCCTACTAGGACTGGTGCCCTTCATCTGTGTAACTTACGGGTGATGACGATTTGATGTCTCTAATCTGAGCTGCATGCTCCATTTTCTTCATGCAAGCTTTGTTGTCCTTCTCTTCTGTGTAAAGTCATTCTTATGCTACTCTTTTTTAGTAAGCTTTGTTGAAAAGACTGTATTAGTTCCATTTGAGAACAATGCACTAGGGAGACACTAGGAAAGCCTTAAGATATCCATTTTGTTGTGGTAGATATGAGCTGTTGTACCTGTGATTCAAATAAAAGTGGTAAATCCAAGTGCTAGTGAATGTTATTGATCCCTTTCCTGATTAAACGGAATAGAGTCAGTTCCCGTGCTCTATTCAGTACTCTGGCACTGGCACGCACTGCATTAGTGTTTAGTACCTTTTGAAATGGTAGAGCTTGAAGGCAAATGTATACACCCTTGATCTTGATGCTAGCATCAATCATTGACACTCGTGTAATCCACTATTCTTGATAAAAGTTGATACTATCTTGAATTTTTTTGTGTAATGACGAGTATGTAAAACAAGAAAGAGTAAATGTTTTTAACTTCCTACTCCACATTTAATGTCAAAGAAGATTTTCAGATCCTGTGCACACACGTGTGTCTTTAACAGTTCAACCAAGCCTGTGGGTTACGACTAGGCATTTTTCCATTTTATTACAAAGAGTTTTATTTTAGGGAAAATTGCCTTTTTCAACCTTCAACTTGCACTAAAGTTCAATTTTCAACTCTCAACTATGAAACCAAATACCGGACACCCTCCAATTATCGAATTTAGACAAATTTGGTTCTCTAGCTAGTTTTGAAGGTGGTTTTctatttaaaaaataataaaaacttGTTTTAATATCTAAAAATGCATAACTTATTTATTTTAAATAAGAAATGTGAAACTAATACTATTTCttcattaaaaaaaattatttattcATTGGTGATCTATTTGGAGTCATTTGAATCTTATTTGTTCATGTTTTTAATAAACCAGTCCACAAGCAATAAAACAATAGGAACAAAATTAAATAAGTTCCAAATATTTTTAAATATATTACCAACGGTTAGATAATATTTTTGGGAAAAATGTTATTGTTTTCTTATTCTTTTATTTAAAATACATAAGTTATTAATTTTTAGATATTAAAACAAGTTATTATTATTTTTGAGAATTAAAAACCACCTTTGAAGCTAGGTAAAGGGCTAAATTTGTCCAGTTCCAACAATTGGAGGGTGTCCAATATCCCGTTTCATAGTTGGGTTGAAAACTAAACTCTCCTGCAAGGTTGAAAAATGCACTttactctttattttattcattgGATGTGGGATGTGTTGCTGACAAGTGGGCCCTGCCTATCGGTTATCCCTTCCCCGTTCCCCTCTTCCGTCGGGGACTAGGGGACGACAGAAAAAACGACGCTCAgagccctccctccctccctccgctcGTCCGCCGGGCTCCAATCTCTCCGCCGCCCCAAGTCCACCAGCCCCCACCGTCCCACCTATAAACCAATAATACGGCAAAATCGCCGGCGCCCCAACTCCTTTCCGACCCGACGTCCATAGCACCCCGGCTGCCGCCGCTCGCTTCCGACTCGATCTCCGCAGCTCCGACCCAACCGGCAAATCTCCGCTCTTACTCGAAGGTGGAGGTCTTCTTCAGCCGCCGCCTCCGTCATCGCAGCTGCCGGGGTCGGTGGCTGCCTCGAGCACCGTGGCACCTCACGGAACCTTACAGGTATATCAGTGCTCCAGGAGGTCATGGGGTGTGCTGCTGAACCTGGGAGAGGGACAGCCAAAGTTGAGTCGTGGGAGCCCTTCACAGTAGAGGTAGCTGGCGTGCAGGAGGTGAAGAAACAGCAGAGGACCTGTCATAGATTGTAGCATGCTGTTTTAGTGCTAAAATAGCAAAGACAGCCGAGATAGTTTACTACTGACTAGTATGTAACTAGTTCATGTCTCGACTCAAGTGTTTAATGCCCTAGCTTCTTTTAATGAAATCCATTAGTAGAGAGGTAGAAATTAGGCATTTACTGAGGTTGTGTTGAAATACAAGGAAATGGACTATCTTTTCAATAGAAGCAAGACAGAAAACCCCCACATTGTGATATGCATTAAATATACTTGTAAAATCATATGGTTCAAAGTTTATAAGACTAGAAGTTTCCATGCTGTATTATTGTCCATACCCAAAATGGATTATTGTAGCCAAAATTACTGTAAAAGCAGTTGCCACATTTCACTGAATGTTGGCACTTAACTCATATTTAAGTTTTGCTATTGCGTCACATAATGACAGAATGTTCACAAAAATCCAAATATGTTTTTTGTGTTGGTGGTGCTATAGGCTTTATAACCAGCACTTTCTTTTTTTCTCACACAGTTAATTCTTTGCTTTTTCTGCAGTTTCATGGACTTTTGCTgtgaacaaacatggagaaaGGATACCTGTGATCTCAACTGAAATATGGAGCCAGTCAAACTAGTTGAGGAGTATAACTTTGATGACCATACTACAAGTGATGTCCGTGTTTGCTTTAAACTGATTGATGAGCAGCCAGAATGGTTTTCCTGCCACTCATCTGTTCTTTCTCAAAACAGCAAGTATTTTACAGACCGGCTCGGTCAAAATGATATCTGTTCTAATAaaaaaaggggcgtacccagtgcagagagctcccgctctgtgcggggtctggggaagggtgttagtggcaagccttatcctcgcctgtgcaatgcgaggagaccacgactcgaacccgggacctttcagtcacaggcggtaagactctaccgcttgcaccaggcccgcccctCATATCCGTTCTAATAGTTGCATTGAAATTGAGTGCCCAAGAGCGAAGTATGACCATTATGTCAAGATGTTGAAGTTAATGTATCTTCCTGGAGAATCAGTTGTAGATTCGTTTGATTCTGTTAAATCAGCTCTTGGTGTTCTTCGAGCATCAAATTTGCTTGGATGCGAGTTGGTTACCAAAGGATGTATTGCATACATTGAAGCTGCCTCATGGGATGAAAATGAGGAGGAGAGGATTTTAGAAGTAGCTCGGAGCCTTGGTTCAGATGCAGTGTCTTTATTAGCTCGGCTGCATGCTCCCAGTGCAGACGCTGTTAAGAATGTTTTCATCTCTGCCATACGATTTGCTACGTGCATGGAAACACCATTCCCTCCTTTCTTGGATGACCCCAAGACTTCTGCTCAGGAGCAAATTGACTTTATGATCCATGAAGATGATGAAACTGCTTTGGTTACGATGGATGAAGATGTCAGATCTGTGGTGCAGGAAGGTACAACAAAACTGTTATCCAGACTTAGGACTGGATTTGATCTGTTGGCAACTGAGTTTGATCAATCACCTGAACTAGCAGAGAGAGGGATTCTGAGTAGCTTAGCTGACATTGACTGGTGTTAGTCCCTCGGCTGCCCTGCATGGGTAAGCAGTATGCTTAccagcacactcactcactatggctagaggtagaagaagatattgagaacagctcacacacacagcacaagcctaGCACTGACCGAAAGCTCTGCTTCTAGATATGGCAAACTGAACTGCTCTTTTGCATTGCCTtaggtgtgatatatatataagtGCTAGTACCTCTACGAGGTACATAGTTGGTGGTGAGTACATCAACt includes these proteins:
- the LOC136527756 gene encoding uncharacterized protein, which produces MSRKEAEPAGQDGSSSSAADGAGGSGSGRELADALARRRLYREVTLELHSGLRDAKADFSFLRARGLRSLLGFLRSTASAADDARLLLFRHSQSIPDLQVIPVLFQNSLHQPKQDPVVTLDHIFGTEPMKITSPPTDSEIALALRVLEGCCLLYSRCTALAHKYKAVKVLLNILASRGPTEQGVCLDTLISLMLDSPSNQMDFEEYSGLEKVAELLKDVQVEKHIRLKCGEFLLLLIGHVYVKENSPIHEQMKNLFGEQCASLIWAASRFGSTLDAEQRQTTLQIQAMRVVESLEPY
- the LOC136528286 gene encoding BTB/POZ domain-containing protein At3g05675-like, with protein sequence MEPVKLVEEYNFDDHTTSDVRVCFKLIDEQPEWFSCHSSVLSQNSKYFTDRLGQNDICFRSNSCIEIECPRAKYDHYVKMLKLMYLPGESVVDSFDSVKSALGVLRASNLLGCELVTKGCIAYIEAASWDENEEERILEVARSLGSDAVSLLARLHAPSADAVKNVFISAIRFATCMETPFPPFLDDPKTSAQEQIDFMIHEDDETALVTMDEDVRSVVQEGTTKLLSRLRTGFDLLATEFDQSPELAERGILSSLADIDWSNLLAKIEMMHAFVSGWSEISDHILSVIQDKKYSSGLWAVKAKLIKVTGKALDAVGYGTVVIPASSRVHLLKTWLPYIQMTKRLLDENSKDETSLQMDSDMCQNIESAIVSMVLALPSDDQADILSEWMKNAEQFRYPDLTEAFEVWCYRTKTAKRRLVGGLNGSSNPTVSL